In a genomic window of Leisingera caerulea DSM 24564:
- a CDS encoding aspartate/glutamate racemase family protein, which yields MKKIGILGGVGWASTLDYYRAICEGAGRFFADRGAGSPLPVPPITIESVVQAQTRSLRGRPGDEASWAAFDAVFREAILTLERAGCDFALIASNTPHARLHAIREGVMMPILSIFDTTAEATAATGATRALVLGTAVTMQARNYANVLAEHGVSANETLPDTDIAEMQAMIDEDFHGGASASAQDRLLRFCARHAQPGTAILLACTELPLAFPDYIDDVSFEAGGFLFVNPSAAHVAAALDLALEDESIG from the coding sequence ATGAAGAAGATCGGCATTCTCGGCGGCGTCGGCTGGGCCTCCACCCTCGATTACTACCGCGCCATCTGCGAAGGCGCCGGGCGGTTCTTTGCAGACCGCGGCGCGGGATCACCACTGCCAGTGCCGCCGATCACAATCGAATCCGTGGTGCAGGCGCAAACCCGGTCCTTGCGCGGCCGCCCGGGGGATGAGGCCAGCTGGGCCGCTTTTGATGCCGTTTTCCGCGAGGCGATTCTGACGCTGGAACGTGCGGGCTGCGACTTCGCCCTGATCGCCTCCAACACGCCGCACGCCCGGCTGCATGCGATCCGCGAGGGTGTGATGATGCCGATCCTCAGCATCTTCGACACCACAGCTGAAGCCACCGCCGCAACCGGCGCCACCCGCGCACTGGTGCTGGGCACCGCTGTTACCATGCAGGCCCGCAACTACGCCAATGTGCTGGCTGAACACGGAGTCAGCGCCAACGAAACCCTGCCGGACACTGACATTGCCGAAATGCAAGCCATGATCGACGAGGATTTCCACGGCGGCGCCTCCGCCAGCGCGCAGGACCGCCTGCTGCGCTTCTGCGCCAGACACGCGCAGCCCGGCACAGCTATCCTGCTGGCCTGCACCGAACTGCCACTGGCCTTCCCCGATTATATCGATGACGTCAGCTTCGAAGCCGGCGGCTTCTTGTTCGTGAACCCCTCCGCCGCCCATGTGGCCGCCGCGCTGGATCTGGCGCTGGAGGACGAAAGTATCGGTTAG
- the rpsP gene encoding 30S ribosomal protein S16, giving the protein MAMKIRLARGGSKKRPFYRIVAADSRMPRDGRFIEKLGTYNPLLPKDSEDRVKMDMERVQHWLDQGAQPTDRIARMLEAAGVRAKAERSNPKKGTPGKKAQERAEEKAAKAAEAAEAAADAE; this is encoded by the coding sequence ATGGCAATGAAAATCCGTTTGGCCCGCGGCGGCTCTAAAAAGCGTCCCTTCTACCGCATCGTGGCTGCTGACAGCCGCATGCCGCGCGACGGCCGCTTCATCGAGAAGCTGGGCACCTACAACCCGCTGCTGCCGAAAGACTCGGAAGACCGCGTGAAAATGGACATGGAGCGCGTGCAGCACTGGCTGGACCAGGGCGCGCAGCCGACCGACCGTATCGCCCGTATGCTGGAAGCAGCAGGCGTCCGTGCCAAGGCCGAGCGCAGCAACCCGAAAAAAGGCACCCCGGGCAAGAAAGCCCAGGAACGCGCCGAAGAGAAAGCTGCAAAGGCTGCTGAGGCTGCCGAAGCAGCTGCAGACGCGGAATAA
- the rimM gene encoding ribosome maturation factor RimM (Essential for efficient processing of 16S rRNA), giving the protein MSDLICVGAIAGSFGVRGEVRLKSFCAVPEEIEDYSPLSNEDGSKTYSLTITRPIKNGFAALLEGVETKEDADAIKGLRLFARRDQLPQLPDDEFYHADLIGLEVYDTGGTLLGTVKSVQNHGASDLLEVHGPGLKSAVLLPFTLEAVPTVDLSQGRVIADPPEGLL; this is encoded by the coding sequence ATGAGCGATCTGATCTGCGTTGGCGCAATTGCCGGATCCTTCGGGGTGCGCGGCGAGGTGCGGCTCAAGAGCTTCTGTGCGGTCCCGGAAGAGATCGAGGATTACTCGCCGCTCAGCAATGAGGACGGGTCCAAAACCTATTCCCTGACCATCACCCGCCCGATCAAAAACGGCTTTGCCGCACTGCTGGAAGGCGTGGAAACCAAAGAGGACGCCGACGCCATCAAGGGCCTGCGCCTGTTTGCCCGCCGTGATCAGCTGCCGCAGCTGCCGGATGACGAGTTCTACCACGCTGACCTGATCGGGCTGGAGGTTTATGACACCGGCGGCACCCTTCTGGGCACGGTGAAATCGGTGCAGAACCATGGCGCCTCGGACCTGCTGGAGGTCCACGGACCGGGGCTGAAGTCGGCGGTGCTGCTGCCCTTCACCCTGGAGGCTGTGCCGACCGTGGACCTATCCCAGGGCCGGGTTATCGCCGATCCGCCCGAGGGGCTGCTCTGA
- a CDS encoding chorismate mutase yields MTTDIQDPVARAAQLLKGHRESIDRLDAILVYTLGERFKHTQAVGRLKAEHDLPPSDPTREAAQIARLEDLAQQADLDPEFAKAFLNFIIGEVIRHHKKHQE; encoded by the coding sequence ATGACAACAGATATCCAAGATCCCGTTGCCCGTGCAGCCCAGCTGCTGAAGGGCCACCGCGAAAGCATCGACCGCCTGGATGCGATCCTCGTCTATACCTTGGGCGAGCGCTTCAAACACACCCAGGCGGTGGGCCGGCTCAAGGCCGAACACGACCTTCCCCCGTCCGACCCCACCCGCGAAGCGGCGCAGATCGCACGGCTCGAAGACCTGGCGCAACAGGCCGATCTGGACCCTGAGTTCGCCAAGGCTTTCCTGAACTTCATCATCGGTGAAGTTATCAGGCATCACAAGAAACACCAAGAATAA
- a CDS encoding FMN-dependent NADH-azoreductase, with translation MTRTVLHIDSSARIEGSVTRDLSARIVSRLGADQVIRRDLAAPLPLLDGAWVGANFTPADQRTDEQKQLLALSDSLVEELKQADTIVIGAPVYNFSVPSTLKAWIDLVARVGLTFQYTENGPIGLLEGKRAIIVMASGGTQAGSDIDFATTYLRHVLGFIGITDVEVVAADAMSIDADGALAKAKTQIEALAA, from the coding sequence ATGACCCGCACCGTTCTCCATATCGACTCTTCTGCCCGCATCGAGGGCTCCGTCACCCGCGACCTCTCGGCCCGGATCGTCAGCCGCCTCGGCGCTGACCAGGTGATCCGCCGCGACCTGGCCGCGCCGCTGCCGCTGCTGGACGGCGCCTGGGTGGGGGCCAACTTTACCCCGGCAGACCAGCGCACCGACGAGCAGAAACAGCTGCTCGCCCTCTCCGACTCGCTGGTCGAAGAGCTGAAACAGGCCGATACCATCGTGATCGGCGCGCCGGTCTACAACTTCTCGGTCCCCTCCACGCTGAAGGCCTGGATCGATCTGGTCGCCCGCGTGGGCCTCACCTTCCAATACACCGAAAACGGCCCCATCGGCCTGCTGGAAGGCAAGCGCGCCATCATCGTTATGGCCTCCGGCGGCACCCAGGCGGGCTCCGACATCGACTTTGCCACCACCTACCTGCGCCACGTGCTGGGCTTCATCGGCATCACCGATGTTGAGGTCGTGGCCGCCGACGCGATGTCCATCGACGCCGACGGCGCCCTGGCCAAGGCCAAAACCCAGATCGAAGCCCTGGCCGCCTGA
- a CDS encoding GNAT family N-acetyltransferase: MTDAQKPYPRLVSKRLMLISPADPEFDANAAFLDPGAPRFIDAADDPDSLWWSIATIIGHWHLHGYGLFAVVERSTGMTVGLVGPWFPKGWPEPELSWHLMEPGRGKGYASEAAQAVLDWLFTEAGWKSIVSYVPEENDASIALARRVGARPEKPVSFRLQPAPNIRAWRHMPPVRVSGPQAARGLLH, encoded by the coding sequence ATGACTGATGCGCAAAAACCGTATCCGCGGCTTGTTTCCAAACGGCTTATGCTGATTTCTCCGGCCGATCCGGAATTTGACGCCAACGCTGCTTTCCTTGATCCGGGCGCGCCCCGCTTCATTGATGCGGCGGACGATCCCGACTCCCTGTGGTGGTCGATTGCCACCATCATCGGCCACTGGCACCTGCATGGCTACGGCCTGTTTGCGGTTGTCGAACGCAGCACCGGAATGACCGTGGGCCTCGTCGGCCCCTGGTTCCCCAAGGGCTGGCCGGAGCCGGAACTGTCCTGGCACCTGATGGAGCCGGGCCGCGGCAAGGGCTATGCCAGCGAAGCCGCACAGGCCGTCCTGGACTGGCTGTTCACAGAGGCCGGCTGGAAGTCTATCGTCTCCTACGTGCCGGAAGAAAACGACGCCTCCATCGCGCTGGCCCGCCGCGTCGGCGCGCGGCCGGAAAAGCCGGTTTCCTTCCGCCTGCAGCCCGCGCCCAACATCCGCGCCTGGCGCCACATGCCGCCGGTCCGGGTTTCCGGCCCGCAGGCTGCACGGGGCCTGCTGCACTGA
- a CDS encoding elongation factor G, whose product MRVFTILGPSQSGKSTLATALANLDSAAGKRQEVAGVAALQPFLFMGEDWAAIDIAGGADNLAQAGPALAASDAAVLCVPADAGAAVLSAPYLRKLEEAGIPAFIFVNRMDQATDRVAEIVAALQAYCSHNIILRQVPIREDGQVVGAVDLISERAWQYQEGKPSALIELPVAMYAREQEARTELLEALADFDDTLLEELIEDQKVMPEEVYDVATKVLQHNDLIPALMGSAEHKNGILRLMKSLRHEAPDVGVALERLSQDGKVMAVGCMADLVKHLGKTLMVRAMDGRVGNGLPVGGATLGSLTGVGSAAITSLTPGDMGQVVKSDHLNLGYAYGPDGAAPLPDWAQPRPSTFRRVITPVHERDDARLSGALERLAEIDPALVVGQDEASGHVLLNLQGPLHMRRIKQALKDEFGVEVEEGPVPPALRETIKKPVKVHHRHRKQSGGAGQFADVVIEVKPLPRGSGFVFDETVKGGAVPKNYIPSVEAGAREALAQGLNGHPVVDVCVTLKDGKHHSVDSSDYAFRTAGKNAVREALAEAGAVLLQPIMRVHIHVPSVFTGGLVPVVSGMKGQILGFEAEVGVAGWDVFETLLPMSAQDDLCNTLASATRGTGWFSTDFDHYEEARRADFAEA is encoded by the coding sequence ATGCGCGTTTTCACTATTCTGGGACCGTCGCAGTCCGGCAAATCAACGCTGGCTACGGCGCTCGCCAATCTGGACAGCGCCGCCGGCAAGAGGCAGGAGGTTGCAGGCGTCGCCGCTTTGCAGCCTTTTTTATTCATGGGAGAGGACTGGGCCGCGATCGACATCGCGGGCGGCGCCGACAATCTGGCGCAGGCCGGCCCGGCGCTGGCCGCCAGCGACGCTGCCGTCCTTTGCGTTCCGGCCGACGCCGGCGCTGCGGTGCTGAGTGCGCCGTATCTGCGCAAGCTGGAGGAGGCGGGGATCCCCGCCTTTATTTTTGTCAACCGCATGGACCAGGCAACGGACCGGGTGGCGGAAATCGTGGCCGCGCTGCAGGCCTATTGCAGCCACAACATTATCCTGCGGCAGGTGCCGATCCGCGAGGATGGGCAGGTTGTGGGTGCTGTGGATCTGATTTCGGAGCGCGCCTGGCAGTATCAGGAGGGCAAGCCCTCGGCGCTGATCGAGCTGCCGGTGGCGATGTATGCGCGCGAGCAAGAAGCGCGGACCGAGCTGCTGGAGGCGCTGGCGGATTTTGACGACACCCTGCTGGAGGAGCTGATCGAGGATCAGAAAGTGATGCCGGAGGAGGTCTATGACGTGGCCACCAAGGTGCTGCAGCATAACGACCTGATCCCGGCGCTGATGGGATCGGCGGAGCACAAGAACGGCATCCTGCGGCTGATGAAATCGCTGCGGCATGAAGCGCCGGATGTGGGCGTTGCGCTGGAGCGGCTGTCGCAGGACGGCAAGGTGATGGCGGTCGGCTGCATGGCGGATCTGGTCAAGCATCTGGGCAAGACGCTGATGGTGCGCGCGATGGACGGCAGGGTCGGAAACGGCCTGCCGGTCGGCGGCGCGACTCTGGGGTCGCTGACCGGTGTCGGTTCCGCGGCCATCACCAGCCTGACACCTGGGGACATGGGGCAGGTGGTGAAGTCTGACCATCTGAACCTGGGTTACGCCTATGGCCCGGACGGGGCGGCGCCGCTGCCGGACTGGGCGCAGCCGCGGCCCTCGACCTTCCGGCGTGTGATCACCCCGGTGCATGAGCGGGACGACGCGCGCCTGTCGGGGGCGCTGGAGCGGCTGGCGGAGATCGACCCGGCGCTGGTGGTGGGCCAGGATGAGGCCAGCGGCCATGTGCTACTGAACCTGCAGGGGCCGCTGCACATGCGCCGCATCAAGCAGGCTTTGAAGGACGAGTTCGGCGTCGAGGTGGAGGAAGGGCCGGTGCCGCCGGCACTGCGGGAAACCATCAAGAAACCAGTCAAGGTGCATCACCGCCATCGCAAGCAATCAGGCGGCGCCGGGCAGTTTGCCGACGTTGTGATCGAGGTGAAGCCCCTGCCGCGGGGCAGCGGCTTTGTGTTCGACGAAACCGTGAAAGGCGGCGCGGTGCCCAAGAACTACATCCCTTCGGTCGAGGCCGGCGCGCGGGAGGCGCTGGCGCAGGGCCTGAACGGCCACCCGGTGGTGGATGTCTGCGTGACGCTGAAGGATGGCAAGCATCATTCGGTGGACAGCTCCGACTATGCTTTCCGCACCGCGGGCAAGAATGCGGTGCGTGAAGCGCTGGCAGAGGCCGGCGCGGTGCTGCTGCAGCCGATCATGCGGGTGCATATCCATGTGCCGTCGGTGTTCACCGGCGGGCTGGTGCCGGTGGTGAGCGGGATGAAGGGCCAGATCCTGGGGTTCGAGGCCGAAGTTGGCGTCGCAGGCTGGGATGTGTTCGAGACGCTGCTGCCGATGTCGGCGCAGGATGACTTGTGCAACACGCTGGCCAGTGCCACCCGCGGCACCGGTTGGTTCAGCACCGATTTCGACCACTACGAGGAGGCGCGGCGGGCGGATTTCGCCGAGGCTTGA
- a CDS encoding phosphotransferase → MNSEQPPAAARHDPFAAMDAVEGRARALWPRAAAEAGLPEDGAVFRRMQVNSGVEHRRCVLKVRIADGRSFVLRADFEASDPLRQARILSRHQAAAVSLEAMPGVSAPALLWRDTRNPFVLMEFVRGDTAHRELAVAEYGFGDRGSILRRIGSAVAALHEVSAAGDRQFWPKPFLTRVANQAQAVRDGQLPVPKPNKFLGLCAYLHRAGRRARGQPFRAAVEHGDLHLRNILMSETTVSFIDFSNHDGIFPQRDLANIWLANCPDHLAAEGETPGFGLVAQADWEAFQDGYGAELVNDPVFRFFYAHRLFRCWVGLCHKPPEQRLKSAQVAAKAVQVLEALLADEDD, encoded by the coding sequence ATGAATTCAGAACAGCCGCCTGCGGCAGCCCGGCACGATCCGTTTGCCGCGATGGACGCGGTAGAGGGCCGTGCGCGGGCGCTTTGGCCCAGGGCGGCCGCTGAAGCCGGCCTGCCCGAAGATGGGGCTGTGTTCCGCAGGATGCAGGTCAACAGCGGTGTTGAGCATCGCCGCTGTGTCTTGAAGGTCAGGATCGCGGATGGCCGGAGCTTTGTCTTGCGTGCCGATTTTGAGGCGTCCGATCCGCTTCGGCAGGCCAGGATTCTGAGCCGGCATCAGGCCGCTGCAGTCAGTCTGGAGGCGATGCCGGGCGTGTCTGCACCAGCGCTCCTGTGGCGGGACACGAGAAACCCCTTTGTCCTGATGGAATTTGTCCGGGGTGACACAGCACATCGCGAATTGGCGGTCGCAGAATACGGGTTCGGAGACCGGGGCAGTATTTTGCGGCGGATTGGGTCTGCAGTGGCCGCATTGCATGAGGTTTCCGCTGCCGGAGACCGGCAATTTTGGCCGAAGCCGTTCCTGACCCGTGTTGCAAACCAGGCTCAGGCGGTGCGCGACGGGCAGCTGCCGGTGCCGAAACCCAACAAGTTCTTGGGTCTTTGTGCTTACCTGCACCGGGCAGGGCGGCGTGCGCGGGGGCAACCCTTTCGCGCCGCGGTCGAGCATGGCGACCTGCATCTGCGCAATATCCTGATGTCGGAAACAACCGTCTCCTTTATCGATTTCTCAAACCATGATGGTATCTTCCCGCAGCGCGATCTCGCCAACATCTGGCTGGCCAACTGCCCGGACCATCTGGCCGCGGAGGGCGAGACGCCCGGCTTCGGGCTGGTTGCGCAGGCCGATTGGGAGGCGTTTCAGGACGGCTATGGCGCGGAGCTGGTGAATGACCCTGTGTTCCGCTTCTTCTATGCTCATCGCCTGTTCAGATGCTGGGTGGGATTGTGCCATAAACCGCCGGAGCAGCGCCTGAAAAGCGCGCAGGTCGCGGCTAAGGCGGTTCAGGTTCTTGAGGCGTTGCTGGCCGATGAAGACGACTGA
- the ffh gene encoding signal recognition particle protein, with protein sequence MFENLSERLSGVFDRLTKQGALNEEDVKSALREVRVALLEADVSLPVARDFVKKVQEQATGQAVTKSVTPGQQVVKIVHDALVDVLRGDEDPGKLKVDNPPAPVLMVGLQGSGKTTTTGKLAKRLKEKEGKKVLMASLDVYRPAAMDQLAVLGAQIGVDTLPIVPGQKPVDIAKRAKQQATLGGYDVYMLDTAGRLHIDETLMQEVEDVRNVVSPRETLLVVDGLTGQVAVEVAEEFDAKIGISGVVLTRMDGDGRGGAALSMRAVTGKPIRFVGLGEKMDALETFEADRIAGRILGMGDIVALVEKAQETIEAEQAEKMMKRMMKGQFNMNDLKMQLEQMLQMGGMEGMMQMMPGMGKMAKQVQDAGMDDKVLKRQIAMIQSMTKKERANPALLQASRKKRIAAGSGMEVSDLNKLLKMHRQMADVMKKMGKMGKGKMLKQAMKGMFGKGGMPDMGGMDPSQMDPKALEAAAKAMGGKGGLPGGLPGLGGGMGLPAGLSGFGKKK encoded by the coding sequence ATGTTTGAAAATCTATCCGAACGCCTTTCCGGCGTCTTTGACCGGCTCACCAAACAGGGCGCCCTCAATGAAGAGGACGTGAAATCCGCCCTGCGCGAAGTCCGCGTCGCGCTGCTGGAAGCCGACGTCTCGCTGCCGGTTGCCCGCGACTTCGTCAAGAAGGTGCAGGAGCAGGCCACCGGCCAGGCCGTCACCAAGTCGGTCACCCCGGGCCAGCAGGTGGTCAAGATCGTCCACGACGCGCTGGTCGACGTGCTGCGCGGCGACGAAGACCCCGGCAAGCTAAAGGTCGACAACCCGCCCGCCCCCGTCCTGATGGTCGGCCTGCAGGGCTCAGGTAAGACCACCACCACCGGCAAGCTGGCAAAACGGCTGAAGGAAAAAGAGGGCAAGAAGGTCCTGATGGCCTCGCTCGACGTCTACCGCCCGGCGGCGATGGACCAGCTGGCCGTCCTGGGCGCCCAGATCGGCGTCGACACCCTGCCCATCGTGCCCGGCCAGAAACCCGTCGACATCGCCAAGCGCGCCAAGCAGCAGGCAACGCTCGGCGGCTATGACGTCTACATGCTGGATACTGCCGGCCGTCTGCACATCGACGAAACCCTGATGCAGGAGGTCGAGGACGTCCGCAACGTGGTCTCCCCACGTGAGACGCTCTTGGTGGTCGATGGCCTGACCGGCCAGGTTGCGGTTGAGGTGGCCGAGGAATTCGACGCCAAGATCGGCATCTCCGGCGTGGTCCTGACCCGAATGGACGGCGACGGCCGCGGCGGTGCGGCGCTGTCGATGCGCGCCGTCACCGGCAAGCCGATCCGCTTTGTCGGCCTGGGCGAAAAGATGGACGCCCTGGAAACCTTCGAGGCTGACCGGATCGCCGGCCGCATCCTCGGCATGGGCGACATCGTGGCGCTGGTCGAGAAGGCCCAGGAAACCATCGAGGCCGAACAGGCCGAGAAGATGATGAAGCGCATGATGAAGGGTCAGTTCAACATGAACGACCTGAAGATGCAGCTTGAACAGATGCTCCAGATGGGCGGCATGGAGGGCATGATGCAGATGATGCCCGGCATGGGCAAAATGGCCAAGCAGGTGCAGGACGCGGGCATGGACGACAAGGTGCTGAAACGCCAGATTGCCATGATCCAGTCGATGACCAAGAAGGAGCGCGCCAACCCCGCTCTGCTGCAGGCCAGCCGCAAGAAACGCATCGCGGCCGGTTCCGGCATGGAAGTCTCCGACCTCAACAAGCTTCTGAAGATGCACCGGCAGATGGCCGATGTGATGAAGAAGATGGGCAAGATGGGCAAAGGCAAGATGCTGAAACAGGCCATGAAGGGCATGTTCGGCAAGGGCGGTATGCCGGATATGGGCGGCATGGATCCCAGCCAGATGGACCCCAAGGCACTGGAAGCCGCGGCCAAGGCAATGGGCGGCAAAGGCGGCCTGCCCGGCGGCCTCCCCGGCCTTGGCGGCGGCATGGGCCTGCCCGCGGGCCTCAGCGGCTTCGGCAAGAAGAAGTAA
- the bluB gene encoding 5,6-dimethylbenzimidazole synthase: MELRGAFPEEFRSQLDLLMRLRRDVRRFRSDPVEEAVLMRCLSAIPLAPSVGLSEPWRILRVESETARAAALKNFEAANAQALTGYSGEKAERYAELKLSGMREAPVQLAIYCDDDTAQGHGLGAATMPEMRRYSVVTAITLFWLALRAEGLGLGWVSVLDPEQLNHDLNVPAGWQLIGYFCIGYPERLSDTPELEETGWQSRMADLPLETR, encoded by the coding sequence GTGGAGCTGCGGGGCGCTTTTCCCGAAGAGTTCCGCAGCCAGCTTGATCTGCTGATGCGGCTCCGGCGCGACGTGCGCCGGTTCCGCAGCGATCCGGTGGAGGAGGCAGTGCTGATGCGCTGCCTCTCTGCCATTCCGCTTGCCCCGTCTGTGGGCCTAAGCGAACCCTGGCGCATCCTGCGGGTAGAAAGCGAAACCGCCCGCGCTGCTGCGCTGAAGAATTTCGAAGCCGCCAATGCCCAAGCGCTGACTGGGTATTCCGGTGAGAAAGCAGAGCGTTATGCAGAGCTGAAACTGTCCGGCATGCGCGAAGCCCCGGTGCAGCTGGCGATTTATTGCGACGATGATACCGCACAGGGCCACGGGCTGGGCGCGGCCACCATGCCAGAGATGCGCCGCTATTCGGTGGTCACCGCCATCACCCTGTTCTGGCTCGCCCTTCGCGCCGAGGGGCTGGGCCTGGGCTGGGTTTCCGTTCTGGATCCGGAGCAGCTGAACCACGACCTGAACGTGCCAGCAGGGTGGCAGCTGATCGGCTACTTCTGCATCGGCTATCCGGAACGGCTGTCGGACACGCCGGAACTGGAAGAAACCGGATGGCAAAGCCGGATGGCGGACCTGCCGCTCGAAACCCGCTGA
- a CDS encoding prolyl-tRNA synthetase associated domain-containing protein, which translates to MDASSAYQDSLPITSDALLRQLDDWGIAYQLHTHVPLRTVEDAKGVEAQFMVPGENALRLKNLYLRDKKKRSYLVTLQQDREIDLKALGAELGIGNLSFGSADRLLENLGIRPGAVSPLAMITGVEKGVTFYMDAQALEADVIYMHPLVNDRTVAMKRDHLMAFFEKAGVQVNWV; encoded by the coding sequence ATGGATGCGTCATCGGCCTATCAGGACAGCCTGCCCATCACCTCGGACGCGCTGCTGAGGCAGCTGGACGATTGGGGCATTGCCTATCAGCTGCACACCCATGTGCCGCTGCGCACGGTGGAGGACGCTAAAGGTGTCGAGGCGCAGTTCATGGTGCCGGGCGAAAACGCGCTGCGGCTGAAAAACCTGTATCTGCGGGACAAGAAGAAGCGGAGCTATCTGGTGACGCTGCAGCAGGACCGGGAGATCGACCTGAAGGCGCTGGGCGCAGAGCTGGGGATCGGCAACCTGTCCTTCGGTTCCGCTGACCGTCTGCTGGAGAACCTCGGCATCCGCCCTGGCGCGGTCAGCCCGCTGGCGATGATCACCGGGGTGGAGAAGGGGGTTACCTTCTACATGGATGCGCAGGCGCTGGAGGCGGACGTGATTTACATGCACCCGCTGGTCAATGACCGCACCGTGGCGATGAAGCGTGACCATCTGATGGCGTTCTTTGAGAAGGCAGGTGTCCAGGTGAACTGGGTCTAA
- a CDS encoding GNAT family N-acetyltransferase, translated as MQLPVIPQLETDRLVLRGPEAADFGPVAAFFADEARSWGFGGPLDRNEAWRWFTMSVGHWAMRGFGFWTITSKETGETLGITGIWQPEGWPEPELGWVAFPAGEGRGIMAEAALAARTHAYEVMGLPALCSNIFPGNTRSVALAERLGAVFENEFDNPKHGRELVYRHPAPAAPCDGGMEAYA; from the coding sequence ATGCAGCTCCCCGTCATCCCTCAGCTTGAAACTGATCGCCTGGTCCTGCGCGGACCGGAGGCGGCGGATTTCGGGCCGGTGGCAGCGTTCTTCGCCGACGAAGCACGCTCCTGGGGGTTTGGCGGGCCACTCGACCGCAACGAGGCCTGGCGCTGGTTCACCATGTCGGTGGGCCACTGGGCAATGCGCGGTTTCGGCTTTTGGACCATCACCAGCAAAGAGACCGGCGAGACGCTTGGCATCACCGGCATCTGGCAGCCCGAAGGCTGGCCCGAACCGGAACTGGGCTGGGTCGCCTTCCCGGCTGGTGAAGGCCGCGGTATCATGGCCGAAGCCGCACTGGCCGCCCGCACCCATGCCTATGAGGTGATGGGCCTGCCGGCGCTCTGCTCCAATATCTTTCCGGGCAACACCCGGTCGGTGGCCCTCGCCGAACGGCTGGGCGCGGTGTTCGAAAATGAGTTCGACAACCCCAAGCACGGGCGCGAGCTGGTTTACCGCCACCCTGCCCCTGCAGCGCCCTGCGACGGCGGGATGGAGGCCTACGCATGA
- a CDS encoding GNAT family N-acetyltransferase: MPFDIPVIETRRLVLRGPEPQDYPDFKATFSSYRSRFMGGPLNPYEAWMLYAAEIGHWQVRGFGMWMIHDKATDETYGMAGGWQPAGWPEREIAWIIWPGAAGKGYALEAAHAARRHFYSNLGWETAVSYIDPKNLDSIRLAERLGAKKDREAATIDGNDAVYRHPAPDALKDSQIAHGIDMEIAHYADPLFKPEGWAID, from the coding sequence ATGCCGTTTGACATCCCGGTGATCGAAACCCGCCGCCTGGTGCTGCGCGGCCCCGAGCCGCAGGACTACCCGGACTTCAAGGCCACCTTCAGCTCCTACCGCTCCCGCTTCATGGGCGGGCCGCTGAACCCTTACGAAGCCTGGATGCTCTATGCCGCCGAGATCGGCCATTGGCAGGTCCGTGGCTTCGGCATGTGGATGATCCACGACAAGGCCACGGACGAAACCTACGGCATGGCCGGCGGCTGGCAGCCCGCAGGCTGGCCCGAACGCGAGATCGCCTGGATCATCTGGCCCGGTGCGGCCGGCAAGGGCTATGCGCTGGAGGCTGCGCACGCCGCACGCCGCCATTTTTATTCAAATCTGGGCTGGGAGACCGCGGTCAGCTATATCGACCCCAAGAATCTCGACTCGATCCGGCTTGCGGAACGGCTGGGCGCTAAGAAGGACCGCGAGGCCGCCACCATCGACGGCAATGATGCGGTCTACCGCCACCCCGCGCCGGACGCCCTGAAGGACAGCCAGATCGCGCATGGCATCGACATGGAAATTGCCCATTACGCCGACCCGCTCTTCAAACCGGAGGGCTGGGCCATTGACTGA